From one Magnolia sinica isolate HGM2019 chromosome 18, MsV1, whole genome shotgun sequence genomic stretch:
- the LOC131233935 gene encoding protein FAR1-RELATED SEQUENCE 5-like isoform X1 yields the protein MFIGCVAEMRILRWMSGKMSKDIIRNGCVEGYVGAAPIGNKMKESRLRWFDHVQRRRPRTMPVKTNELVQVEGSKWEKGRPERTWMEVVRKYLMTYGLTEETIMQSATNHDNALLDFHMTPGAETRGGEDRAMMESFEGAENIEPYEGLEFESEDAARVFYNAYARRVGFGSRIGKNLRSRKDGRTIARKFVCSKEGFRAKKHQNNANRVKRPRAVTREGCEAMMMVKKTEVGRWVVTKFTKEHNHVLLSPSEVVLLRSHRNASDIPKGRIKVSDGGRMDASKTMSIFGAESSGISTIEFTEQDYGNHNQTGPKRKRNLGRDIENVLDHFKRMQSENPAFFYAIKVDEGRSLCSMFWADAKSRMACNYFGDVVYFDTIYKMNQYEMLFAIFTGVNHHQQSTVFGCALLLDETESSFTWLFNTWLEAMSGHHPVSIITDPDAAIGAAIAQVFPKTHHIFNKWHILNNAPKQLSHVYVAFPTFQGELEKCINLTETIDEFESCWESLVYRYELRENEWLQLLYNARQKWVPVYLQGTFFAQMPSTVRSDVVNSFFDWYVNASTTLQEFIIQYERALDTWYEKELEEDVQTMHSKSELKTRLPTEKQVAGIYTRKMFLKFQEEIFESLGYIANKVKEDGAIAMYRVAKYEDQKRAHTVTFDGAERRASCSCHMFEFLGILCRHVLKVFTISNVSTLPSPYILERWTRNAKSRDVLDERGVAIQANSRESVNLRYNNLCKQAIRCVEEGAACGESYDVALHALRAAWEKIVSSKERLERIAQLGAPVISGSNQGDIIATHCEPDDTTNPLTLYDPRQLQSWRL from the exons atgttcataggatgtgtagctgaaatgagaatattgagatggatgagtggcaagatgagcaAGGATATAATTAGAAATGGATGCGTTGAAGGTTATGTAGGagcagcaccaataggtaataagatgaaggaaagtagacttagatggtttgatcatgtgcaaCGAAGGAGACCAAGAACCATGCCGGTTAAAACgaatgagttggtacaagttgaaggttctAAGTGGGAAAAGGGAAGGCCcgaaaggacatggatggaggtagtaagaaaatacttgatgacctatggtctaactgaag AGACCATCATGCAAAGCGCTACAAATCACGACAATGCATTGCTAGACTTTCACATGACGCCGGGTGCTGAAACTCGTGGGGGTGAGGATCGTGCAATGATGGAAAGCTTTGAAGGAGCCGAAAACATTGAACCATACGAGGGTTTGGAGTTTGAATCTGAGGATGCTGCAAGGGTATTCTACAACGCATACGCGAGGCGTGTTGGGTTTGGGAGTCGTATTGGGAAGAATCTCCGTTCGAGGAAAGATGGAAGAACTATTGCGCGGAAATTTGTATGCTCCAAAGAAGGCTTCCGTGCAAAGAAACATCAAAACAACGCGAACAGAGTTAAGCGACCAAGAGCGGTAACAAGAGAAGGCTGTGAGGCGATGATGATGGTAAAGAAAACAGAGGTTGGAAGATGGGTTGTTACAAAGTTTACAAAGGAGCATAATCACGTGCTCCTCAGTCCAAGTGAAGTGGTTCTCCTTCGATCCCATAGGAATGCTTCTGATATTCCAAAAGGCCGGATTAAAGTTTCTGATGGAGGGAGAATGGACGCAAGTAAAACAATGTCTATTTTTGGGGCTGAAAGTAGTGGAATTAGCACTATTGAATTCACAGAGCAAGACTATGGCAACCATAATCAAACCGGTCCAAAAAGAAAGAGGAACCTTGGAAGAGACATTGAGAATGTCCTAGACCATTTTAAGCGTATGCAATCTGAGAATCCTGCATTCTTTTATGCAATAAAAGTTGATGAGGGGCGGTCTTTGTGCAGTATGTTTTGGGCTGATGCAAAGTCGAGGATGGCTTGCAATTACTTTGGCGATGTAGTTTATTTCGACACGATTTATAAgatgaatcaatatgaaatgctGTTTGCTATATTCACGGGAGTGAACCATCACCAACAGTCGACAGTTTTTGGTTGTGCACTACTTCTTGATGAAACAGAATCGTCGTTCACTTGGCTATTTAATACATGGCTTGAAGCAATGTCCGGACACCATCCTGTCTCAATCATTACCGACCCAGATGCGGCTATTGGAGCAGCAATTGCGCAGGTATTCCCGAAAACCCACCACATATTTAACAAGTGGCACATCTTAAATAACGCCCCGAAACAGTTGTCTCATGTATATGTGGCATTTCCTACTTTCCAAGGGGAACTTGAGAAATGTATTAACCTAACGGAGACAATTGATGAGTTTGAGTCATGTTGGGAGTCGCTTGTTTATAGATATGAACTTAGGGAGAATGAATGGCTTCAGTTACTATACAATGCTCGCCAAAAATGGGTTCCAGTATATTTGCAGGGCACATTCTTTGCACAAATGCCTTCAACTGTGCGGAGTGatgttgtaaactcattttttgaTTGGTACGTGAATGCAAGCACGACATTGCAAGAGTTCATTATACAATATGAAAGAGCCTTAGACACTTGGTATGAAAAGGAACTTGAAGAGGATGTACAAACAATGCACTCCAAATCAGAATTGAAAACAAGGTTGCCGACTGAAAAACAAGTAGCGGGCATTTATACGAGGAAAATGTTTCTGAAATTTCAAGAGGAAATATTTGAAAGCCTTGGTTATATTGCAAATAAAGTCAAGGAGGATGGGGCAATTGCCATGTACCGAGTGGCAAAATATGAAGATCAGAAAAGAGCGCATACTGTTACTTTTGATGGGGCTGAAAGGAGAGCCAGTTGTAGCTGCCACATGTTCGAGTTTCTAGGCATTCTTTGTAGACACGTGTTAAAAGTTTTCACAATATCAAATGTCTCAACTCTTCCATCTCCTTACATCTTAGAGCGCTGGACAAGAAACGCCAAGAGTCGGGATGTGTTGGATGAACGGGGTGTTGCAATTCAAGCTAATTCTCGAGAATCTGTGAACTTGCGATACAATAATTTGTGTAAGCAAGCCATTAGATGTGTGGAAGAAGGGGCAGCTTGTGGAGAGAGTTATGATGTGGCACTCCATGCTCTACGAGCAGCTTGGGAAAAAATCGTTTCTTCGAAAGAAAGGTTAGAAAGAATTGCACAGCTTGGTGCTCCAGTTATTAGTGGTAGTAATCAGGGAGACATTATCGCCACACATTGTGAACCAGATGATACAACAAATCCTTTAACTTTGTATGACCCTCGACAATTACAATCATGGCGTCTCTAG
- the LOC131233935 gene encoding protein FAR1-RELATED SEQUENCE 5-like isoform X2, with product MQSATNHDNALLDFHMTPGAETRGGEDRAMMESFEGAENIEPYEGLEFESEDAARVFYNAYARRVGFGSRIGKNLRSRKDGRTIARKFVCSKEGFRAKKHQNNANRVKRPRAVTREGCEAMMMVKKTEVGRWVVTKFTKEHNHVLLSPSEVVLLRSHRNASDIPKGRIKVSDGGRMDASKTMSIFGAESSGISTIEFTEQDYGNHNQTGPKRKRNLGRDIENVLDHFKRMQSENPAFFYAIKVDEGRSLCSMFWADAKSRMACNYFGDVVYFDTIYKMNQYEMLFAIFTGVNHHQQSTVFGCALLLDETESSFTWLFNTWLEAMSGHHPVSIITDPDAAIGAAIAQVFPKTHHIFNKWHILNNAPKQLSHVYVAFPTFQGELEKCINLTETIDEFESCWESLVYRYELRENEWLQLLYNARQKWVPVYLQGTFFAQMPSTVRSDVVNSFFDWYVNASTTLQEFIIQYERALDTWYEKELEEDVQTMHSKSELKTRLPTEKQVAGIYTRKMFLKFQEEIFESLGYIANKVKEDGAIAMYRVAKYEDQKRAHTVTFDGAERRASCSCHMFEFLGILCRHVLKVFTISNVSTLPSPYILERWTRNAKSRDVLDERGVAIQANSRESVNLRYNNLCKQAIRCVEEGAACGESYDVALHALRAAWEKIVSSKERLERIAQLGAPVISGSNQGDIIATHCEPDDTTNPLTLYDPRQLQSWRL from the coding sequence ATGCAAAGCGCTACAAATCACGACAATGCATTGCTAGACTTTCACATGACGCCGGGTGCTGAAACTCGTGGGGGTGAGGATCGTGCAATGATGGAAAGCTTTGAAGGAGCCGAAAACATTGAACCATACGAGGGTTTGGAGTTTGAATCTGAGGATGCTGCAAGGGTATTCTACAACGCATACGCGAGGCGTGTTGGGTTTGGGAGTCGTATTGGGAAGAATCTCCGTTCGAGGAAAGATGGAAGAACTATTGCGCGGAAATTTGTATGCTCCAAAGAAGGCTTCCGTGCAAAGAAACATCAAAACAACGCGAACAGAGTTAAGCGACCAAGAGCGGTAACAAGAGAAGGCTGTGAGGCGATGATGATGGTAAAGAAAACAGAGGTTGGAAGATGGGTTGTTACAAAGTTTACAAAGGAGCATAATCACGTGCTCCTCAGTCCAAGTGAAGTGGTTCTCCTTCGATCCCATAGGAATGCTTCTGATATTCCAAAAGGCCGGATTAAAGTTTCTGATGGAGGGAGAATGGACGCAAGTAAAACAATGTCTATTTTTGGGGCTGAAAGTAGTGGAATTAGCACTATTGAATTCACAGAGCAAGACTATGGCAACCATAATCAAACCGGTCCAAAAAGAAAGAGGAACCTTGGAAGAGACATTGAGAATGTCCTAGACCATTTTAAGCGTATGCAATCTGAGAATCCTGCATTCTTTTATGCAATAAAAGTTGATGAGGGGCGGTCTTTGTGCAGTATGTTTTGGGCTGATGCAAAGTCGAGGATGGCTTGCAATTACTTTGGCGATGTAGTTTATTTCGACACGATTTATAAgatgaatcaatatgaaatgctGTTTGCTATATTCACGGGAGTGAACCATCACCAACAGTCGACAGTTTTTGGTTGTGCACTACTTCTTGATGAAACAGAATCGTCGTTCACTTGGCTATTTAATACATGGCTTGAAGCAATGTCCGGACACCATCCTGTCTCAATCATTACCGACCCAGATGCGGCTATTGGAGCAGCAATTGCGCAGGTATTCCCGAAAACCCACCACATATTTAACAAGTGGCACATCTTAAATAACGCCCCGAAACAGTTGTCTCATGTATATGTGGCATTTCCTACTTTCCAAGGGGAACTTGAGAAATGTATTAACCTAACGGAGACAATTGATGAGTTTGAGTCATGTTGGGAGTCGCTTGTTTATAGATATGAACTTAGGGAGAATGAATGGCTTCAGTTACTATACAATGCTCGCCAAAAATGGGTTCCAGTATATTTGCAGGGCACATTCTTTGCACAAATGCCTTCAACTGTGCGGAGTGatgttgtaaactcattttttgaTTGGTACGTGAATGCAAGCACGACATTGCAAGAGTTCATTATACAATATGAAAGAGCCTTAGACACTTGGTATGAAAAGGAACTTGAAGAGGATGTACAAACAATGCACTCCAAATCAGAATTGAAAACAAGGTTGCCGACTGAAAAACAAGTAGCGGGCATTTATACGAGGAAAATGTTTCTGAAATTTCAAGAGGAAATATTTGAAAGCCTTGGTTATATTGCAAATAAAGTCAAGGAGGATGGGGCAATTGCCATGTACCGAGTGGCAAAATATGAAGATCAGAAAAGAGCGCATACTGTTACTTTTGATGGGGCTGAAAGGAGAGCCAGTTGTAGCTGCCACATGTTCGAGTTTCTAGGCATTCTTTGTAGACACGTGTTAAAAGTTTTCACAATATCAAATGTCTCAACTCTTCCATCTCCTTACATCTTAGAGCGCTGGACAAGAAACGCCAAGAGTCGGGATGTGTTGGATGAACGGGGTGTTGCAATTCAAGCTAATTCTCGAGAATCTGTGAACTTGCGATACAATAATTTGTGTAAGCAAGCCATTAGATGTGTGGAAGAAGGGGCAGCTTGTGGAGAGAGTTATGATGTGGCACTCCATGCTCTACGAGCAGCTTGGGAAAAAATCGTTTCTTCGAAAGAAAGGTTAGAAAGAATTGCACAGCTTGGTGCTCCAGTTATTAGTGGTAGTAATCAGGGAGACATTATCGCCACACATTGTGAACCAGATGATACAACAAATCCTTTAACTTTGTATGACCCTCGACAATTACAATCATGGCGTCTCTAG